The region GCGGCGGCGTTCCATTTCAGCGATATTTGCAGACATCAGGCCCCCTGAATGTGACTTTGTACTTGGGTAAAGCGCCTAGCCAGCGAAAGCCTGCAGCGTCAACGTATCAAAAACGCAGTGTTATCCGGCGCGCGAGAGCGGGAGATAATGAATAGGCCCAGCGCAGCAGCCGAACCTGCCCAATATTGGCTTCATCTGCTCCGCTTTCGATCGCGTCCATGATCTGCGCCGCGCACTCGGCGGCGGGCATTTTCGACATCAGATTATCCGCGTTCATCTGCGTGTCCACAACGGGCGGCAGCGCTTCGATCACGTGGATATTGGTGTCCTTGAGCTGTTCGCGCAGCGTCAACGAATAGGCACGCAGCCCCGCCTTGGTGGCGCAATAGACCGGCTGGCGCGCAGCAGGCGCAATCGCAAGCCCGCTGGTGACATTGACAATCACAGCCTCAGGACGGTGCCCCAACATCGGCACCAAAGCCGTAGTGAGCCGGATCGGCGCGCTCAAATTGGCATAAATACAATCATCAGCAGCATCACTGTCTGGCAAGCCCTTGCGGAAATCGTGATCGACCAATTGCCCTGCATTGTTGATCAGAATGTCGAACTCGCGCTCGCCAATATCCGCAATCAGCGCATCGACACCTTTCGCGTTGGACAGGTCGGCCTCGATCACTTCGAAGCCTTCTTCCTGCATCGCCGCCATTCGCTCCTTGTTGCGACCCGTTAGCGTAACCTTTGCGCCCTTTTGCTTCATCAAACGCGCCAATTCGCGCCCGATCCCCGTGCTGCCTCCGGTCAGCAATACTGCCTTGTCTTTCAAGTCCATCAGAGTTTCACAATCCCACGCTCGACCAGGCTACGTGCCGTGTCTTCCAATGTCTGTTCGGCAGAAATGAACTGGAAGCCAAGCACTTCTTCGGTGTGCTTGCCGGACACATCACGCACATTGCCCAGCTCTGGCTTGATCTGCTTCATTTCTTCCATGAATAGCGCGAGGATGCTGACAAGCCAGTTCGGCATCGGTCGTTTGGGTACCTTGCCGGCAAGTTCGGGCGCGCGTTGTCGAACTATGTTGGCCATTTCGCGCAGCCACAGAAATTTCTCGGACGTAGGGAAGCGTTCGCCGCGCACCTTCTCTTCCGGGGCTTCAATTGCCAGCACATGCGCCCTTCCAACATCGCGGATATCGGTTACGCATATGCCCATATTCGGGATCATGGGGATCGATCCGTCAATGATCTTCTTCACAAATTCGATGCTTGTTGACAGGTCATCATTGTAAACCGGCCCAAACACCGCAACCGGATTGACCGAACAAAAGATCATCTCTGGCGCGTTTTCCGCCACCCAGTCGCGCGCGGCACGTTCTGCCACGGTCTTTGACTCGATGTACGGTGCGACATTCGCATCAAGGTTCGTCCAATCAGTGTGATCGAAATGGTCCTTCTCTGGATGGCCATAGGCAATTGCAGCGGCAGAGCTTGTCTGAACAAACCGCTGAACCCCAGCGTCCTTGGCAAAACGCAGCGCGCGAAGAGTGCCCTCACGCGCGGGAACTAACAGCTCGTCCTTGTGCTTGGGTACGGCGAGCGGAAAAGGCGAAGCGACATGCGCCACGGCGTGACAACCGGCATTCGCCTCTGCCCATCCCTCATCGCTCATCAGATCAGCCTGAAAGACCTTGAGGCGATCACCAGCATCCGGCCAGCGTTCACGCAGGCGTGGCTCGCTCTTGGCAGCGTTCCTCACGGTAGTATGAACGGCATATCCCTTGACCAGAAGCTGGTCGATGACTTCGCCGCCAATATAGCCTGTGCCGCCAGTTACGAGTACAGTGCCTGTCATTGACTTTCTCCCTTGAAGCGAAGGATATGTCGCGGGATTTCAAATGACAACGCAGATAATCTCTCGGCGATGAAGCAGATCGACTGCCTTGTGGTCGGCGCAGGCATTGCGGGGCTGTCCGCCGCTGCACGCATCGCTGCGCACCGCAGCGTTATCGTATGCGAAGCAGAAGGGGCAGTGGGTATGCACGCGTCCGGCCGCAGCGCTGCCTTTGCCCACTTCGACATGGAATCGGCGATCGTGTGCGCATTAACGGCGGCAAGCCTGCCTTTGCTGCAAGAGCTAGGCGCAAAGCCGCATCCCGCGCTGTTTGTGGCGCTGGACGGACAGCTGGAGAAACTCGACCAGCTGGAGACGAATTACCGCAA is a window of Altererythrobacter rubellus DNA encoding:
- a CDS encoding SDR family oxidoreductase yields the protein MDLKDKAVLLTGGSTGIGRELARLMKQKGAKVTLTGRNKERMAAMQEEGFEVIEADLSNAKGVDALIADIGEREFDILINNAGQLVDHDFRKGLPDSDAADDCIYANLSAPIRLTTALVPMLGHRPEAVIVNVTSGLAIAPAARQPVYCATKAGLRAYSLTLREQLKDTNIHVIEALPPVVDTQMNADNLMSKMPAAECAAQIMDAIESGADEANIGQVRLLRWAYSLSPALARRITLRF
- a CDS encoding NAD-dependent epimerase/dehydratase family protein translates to MTGTVLVTGGTGYIGGEVIDQLLVKGYAVHTTVRNAAKSEPRLRERWPDAGDRLKVFQADLMSDEGWAEANAGCHAVAHVASPFPLAVPKHKDELLVPAREGTLRALRFAKDAGVQRFVQTSSAAAIAYGHPEKDHFDHTDWTNLDANVAPYIESKTVAERAARDWVAENAPEMIFCSVNPVAVFGPVYNDDLSTSIEFVKKIIDGSIPMIPNMGICVTDIRDVGRAHVLAIEAPEEKVRGERFPTSEKFLWLREMANIVRQRAPELAGKVPKRPMPNWLVSILALFMEEMKQIKPELGNVRDVSGKHTEEVLGFQFISAEQTLEDTARSLVERGIVKL